In Camarhynchus parvulus chromosome 28, STF_HiC, whole genome shotgun sequence, the following proteins share a genomic window:
- the PLPP2 gene encoding phospholipid phosphatase 2 isoform X1, whose translation MERRKVFVALDVLCLAVASLPFVILTLVNSPYKRGFYCNDDSIRYPYKADTITHGLMAGVTISCTVIIISSGEAYLVYTERLYSKSEYNNYLAALYKVVGTFLFGGAISQSLTDLAKYMIGRLRPNFLAVCNPDWSKVNCSIYVQLENVCQGESRNVTESRLSFYSGHSSFGMYCMMFLALYVQARLVGKWARLLRPTIQFFLIAFAIYVGYTRVSDYKHHWSDVLVGLLQGALIAVLIVHYVSDFFKQRPPRQCEEKDPERKPSLPLTLTDPEHNHYSYRGAP comes from the exons ATGGAGCGCAGGAAGGTCTTCGTGGCGCTCGACGTGCTGTGCCTGGCGGTCG CGTCTCTGCCTTTCGTCATCCTGACTCTGGTGAACTCCCCCTACAAGCGAGGCTTCTACTGCAACGATGACTCCATCCGCTACCCCTACAAGGCAGACACCATCACCCACGGCCTCATGGCCGGCGTCACCATCAGCTGCACTGTCATCATT atcTCATCAGGGGAGGCGTACCTGGTCTACACTGAACGTCTCTACTCCAAATCAGAATACAACAATTACCTGGCTGCCCTCTACAAGGTGGTTGGCACCTTTCTCTTCGGGGGGGCCATCAGCCAGTCCCTGACTGACCTGGCCAAGTACATGATCGGCCGTCTGAGGCCAAACTTCCTGGCTGTGTGCAACCCTGACTGGTCCAAGGTGAACTGCTCCATCTATGTGCAGCTGGAGAACGTCTGccagggagagagcaggaatGTCACCGAGTCCAG ACTGTCCTTCTACTCAGGACACTCCTCCTTTGGGATGTACTGCATGATGTTCCTGGCG CTCTACGTGCAGGCCCGCCTGGTGGGGAAATGGGCCCGGCTGCTTCGTCCCACCATCCAGTTCTTCCTCATCGCCTTCGCCATCTACGTGGGCTACACCCGGGTGTCCGACTACAAACACCACTGGAGTGATGTGCtggtggggctgctgcagggggctCTCATTGCCGTCCTCATT GTTCACTACGTCTCTGACTTCTTCAAGCAGCGTCCGCCCCGGCAGTGCGAGGAGAAGGACCCGGAGCGCAAGCCCAGCCTGCCCCTGACCCTGACTGACCCCGAGCACAATCACTACAGCTACAGGGGTGCCCcgtga
- the PLPP2 gene encoding phospholipid phosphatase 2 isoform X2, producing the protein MAGVTISCTVIIISSGEAYLVYTERLYSKSEYNNYLAALYKVVGTFLFGGAISQSLTDLAKYMIGRLRPNFLAVCNPDWSKVNCSIYVQLENVCQGESRNVTESRLSFYSGHSSFGMYCMMFLALYVQARLVGKWARLLRPTIQFFLIAFAIYVGYTRVSDYKHHWSDVLVGLLQGALIAVLIVHYVSDFFKQRPPRQCEEKDPERKPSLPLTLTDPEHNHYSYRGAP; encoded by the exons ATGGCCGGCGTCACCATCAGCTGCACTGTCATCATT atcTCATCAGGGGAGGCGTACCTGGTCTACACTGAACGTCTCTACTCCAAATCAGAATACAACAATTACCTGGCTGCCCTCTACAAGGTGGTTGGCACCTTTCTCTTCGGGGGGGCCATCAGCCAGTCCCTGACTGACCTGGCCAAGTACATGATCGGCCGTCTGAGGCCAAACTTCCTGGCTGTGTGCAACCCTGACTGGTCCAAGGTGAACTGCTCCATCTATGTGCAGCTGGAGAACGTCTGccagggagagagcaggaatGTCACCGAGTCCAG ACTGTCCTTCTACTCAGGACACTCCTCCTTTGGGATGTACTGCATGATGTTCCTGGCG CTCTACGTGCAGGCCCGCCTGGTGGGGAAATGGGCCCGGCTGCTTCGTCCCACCATCCAGTTCTTCCTCATCGCCTTCGCCATCTACGTGGGCTACACCCGGGTGTCCGACTACAAACACCACTGGAGTGATGTGCtggtggggctgctgcagggggctCTCATTGCCGTCCTCATT GTTCACTACGTCTCTGACTTCTTCAAGCAGCGTCCGCCCCGGCAGTGCGAGGAGAAGGACCCGGAGCGCAAGCCCAGCCTGCCCCTGACCCTGACTGACCCCGAGCACAATCACTACAGCTACAGGGGTGCCCcgtga